From one Caldithrix abyssi DSM 13497 genomic stretch:
- a CDS encoding MTH1187 family thiamine-binding protein, translated as MVLIEFSMFPLDKGESLSPYVARILDIIDKSGVNYRLNPMGTVLEGDYDEVMGVVRQCFKALEKDCRRISMTLKMDYRKSNESRLEKKIQKVESILKRELKK; from the coding sequence ATGGTATTAATCGAATTCAGCATGTTTCCTCTTGATAAGGGGGAAAGCCTTTCGCCCTATGTGGCGAGGATTCTGGATATTATTGACAAAAGCGGAGTCAATTATCGCCTGAATCCCATGGGTACCGTGCTGGAAGGCGACTATGATGAGGTGATGGGCGTGGTGCGCCAGTGTTTTAAGGCCCTGGAGAAAGATTGTCGCCGCATTTCCATGACCCTGAAAATGGATTATCGAAAGTCCAATGAAAGCAGACTGGAAAAGAAAATTCAAAAGGTGGAATCTATTTTAAAGAGAGAGCTGAAAAAATAA
- a CDS encoding AI-2E family transporter, with protein MDITINRFLQIVLFVVAMLAVGWLVVQLSSIIIVFIIGALLSYILDPIASFLEYKGLSRTAATGVIFFCLALVLVAIILFVIPPVVEQVKVIQHNLSSGESSQTIQNIEQFIRQNIPFLKESNLNLHAKLNEAVQHFSDSLFGLVGSVISIITTLVIIPFVVFFLLKDGRAMIKGLVSIVPNRYFEMTLNMMYKIDQQIGGYLRGQFFDALIIGMMSVFALWLLDVPYFLLIGAFAGLANMVPYVGPLTGTILAVLVVFISNGQFNQMAMVAGAFAVIQLLDNVVVQPLVVARSVQMHPLLVIFAVIAGGQFFGILGMFLAVPAAAIVKVFVMEMYHTYKKVNFAM; from the coding sequence ATGGACATTACCATTAACCGCTTTTTGCAAATCGTTTTGTTTGTTGTGGCCATGTTGGCCGTCGGCTGGCTGGTGGTTCAATTGAGTTCGATTATTATTGTTTTTATTATTGGCGCCCTGCTCTCTTACATTCTGGATCCCATCGCCTCTTTTCTGGAATACAAGGGATTGAGCAGGACGGCAGCCACAGGAGTCATCTTTTTCTGCCTGGCGCTCGTTTTAGTTGCCATCATTCTGTTTGTAATTCCGCCTGTTGTTGAACAGGTAAAAGTGATTCAACACAATCTGAGCTCCGGAGAAAGTTCACAGACCATTCAGAATATCGAACAATTTATTCGGCAAAACATTCCTTTTTTAAAAGAATCCAACCTTAATTTACATGCAAAATTAAACGAGGCCGTTCAGCACTTTTCGGATTCTTTGTTTGGGTTGGTGGGCAGTGTGATTTCGATAATCACCACGCTGGTTATTATTCCCTTTGTGGTTTTCTTCTTATTAAAAGACGGGCGGGCGATGATTAAGGGCCTGGTCAGCATTGTTCCCAATCGTTATTTTGAAATGACTTTAAATATGATGTACAAAATCGACCAGCAAATCGGCGGCTATTTGCGCGGCCAGTTTTTTGATGCTTTGATTATTGGCATGATGTCTGTATTTGCGCTGTGGCTGCTGGATGTGCCCTACTTTTTGCTGATCGGCGCTTTTGCCGGTCTGGCGAATATGGTGCCTTACGTGGGCCCGTTAACGGGTACGATTTTAGCCGTACTGGTTGTGTTTATTAGCAACGGACAGTTCAATCAAATGGCGATGGTTGCCGGGGCCTTTGCCGTAATACAGCTGCTGGACAATGTGGTCGTTCAGCCGTTGGTGGTGGCGCGCAGCGTCCAGATGCATCCTTTACTGGTCATTTTTGCGGTCATTGCCGGCGGACAATTTTTTGGGATTCTGGGAATGTTTTTAGCCGTTCCGGCCGCTGCGATTGTAAAAGTTTTTGTCATGGAAATGTACCATACCTACAAAAAAGTTAATTTTGCCATGTAA
- a CDS encoding cyclic nucleotide-binding domain-containing protein, translating into MLEDSVWTNIFRKKEGEKEDILSVLKRIPLFQDLSKKELRQLERILHQRTYREGEVVFNEGDPGVGMYIIEEGEVRITLGRDQRVLAVLSKGDFFGEMALLLEAPRTASAIASKPSILYGFFQPDLFSILETYPRTGNKILLRLSQMIAERLRRSNIENRELREKLQSLSEKGK; encoded by the coding sequence ATGTTAGAAGATAGTGTCTGGACTAATATTTTTAGAAAAAAAGAGGGCGAAAAGGAAGATATCCTGAGCGTTCTTAAACGTATCCCCCTTTTTCAGGACCTTTCAAAAAAAGAGCTAAGACAATTAGAGCGCATTTTACATCAACGCACCTACCGTGAGGGCGAGGTGGTGTTTAATGAAGGCGATCCAGGGGTGGGCATGTACATCATCGAAGAGGGCGAAGTGCGCATTACGCTGGGCAGGGATCAGCGCGTTCTGGCTGTGCTTTCCAAGGGAGATTTTTTTGGAGAGATGGCCCTGTTGCTGGAGGCGCCGCGCACGGCTTCTGCCATCGCCAGTAAGCCCAGTATTTTGTACGGTTTTTTTCAACCCGATCTGTTCAGTATTCTGGAAACCTATCCCCGAACCGGTAATAAGATTCTTCTCCGTCTTTCGCAGATGATTGCCGAACGACTGCGCAGAAGCAATATCGAGAATCGGGAATTGAGAGAAAAACTTCAATCTTTATCCGAAAAGGGGAAATAA
- a CDS encoding C1 family peptidase → MQRFLIFALTISFSLIFVLSSKAQDKAFYQKKKVWTTERMVLTGNFDKVKKPRMEDFKTQVFHFEPTHQDTTGTCWSFSTISFLESDLYRQHQIKVRLSEMFVVYWEYVEKARRFVREKGDSFFGQGSESNSAIARIKQYGIVPRQVYDGLLPGQERYNHTRMFREMKDYLNFIKEKGYWDEDIVLATIKQILNKYMGEPPLSFEYKGQTFTPVTFRDQYCKLNPDDYVEFMSTIKAPFYTKAEFEAPDNWWHSKDYRNIPLDVFYKTIKQAIKNGYSVAIGGDVSEPGRYNEGDIAIIVPWDLPQKSINQYSRELRIYNRTTTDDHSVHLVGYTHKYGHDWFLIKDSASGSQKGEYKGYFFFRDDFIKLKMLSFMVHKDAVKDLLEKFDDQ, encoded by the coding sequence ATGCAACGCTTTCTCATATTTGCTCTAACCATCTCATTTTCCCTCATTTTTGTTCTGTCTTCTAAAGCCCAGGATAAAGCCTTTTATCAGAAGAAAAAAGTGTGGACGACAGAACGCATGGTTTTAACGGGCAATTTCGATAAGGTCAAAAAGCCACGGATGGAAGATTTTAAGACGCAGGTTTTCCATTTTGAACCCACCCATCAGGACACCACCGGCACCTGCTGGTCGTTTTCCACCATTTCCTTTCTGGAAAGCGATCTGTACCGCCAACATCAAATCAAGGTGCGCCTTTCCGAAATGTTTGTCGTTTACTGGGAATATGTGGAAAAAGCCCGACGCTTTGTGCGCGAGAAAGGCGATTCTTTTTTTGGTCAGGGTTCGGAATCTAACTCTGCAATTGCGCGCATTAAACAATACGGCATTGTTCCGCGCCAGGTTTATGACGGCCTGTTGCCAGGACAGGAACGCTACAATCACACGCGCATGTTTCGCGAAATGAAGGACTACCTGAATTTCATTAAAGAAAAGGGCTACTGGGATGAAGACATTGTGCTGGCCACTATTAAACAAATTTTGAACAAATACATGGGTGAACCGCCTTTGTCCTTTGAGTACAAGGGCCAAACTTTTACGCCGGTTACCTTCAGGGATCAGTATTGTAAACTAAACCCTGATGACTATGTGGAATTTATGTCCACCATCAAAGCGCCATTTTACACCAAAGCCGAATTCGAAGCTCCGGACAACTGGTGGCATTCCAAAGACTACCGGAACATTCCATTAGACGTTTTTTATAAGACCATTAAACAGGCCATAAAGAACGGTTATTCAGTGGCCATTGGCGGCGACGTTAGCGAACCGGGACGCTACAATGAAGGCGACATCGCCATTATTGTCCCCTGGGATCTTCCCCAAAAATCAATTAACCAATACTCTCGCGAACTCCGTATTTACAACCGTACCACCACTGATGACCACAGCGTTCATCTGGTTGGCTACACTCACAAATATGGCCATGACTGGTTTTTAATCAAAGATTCCGCTTCCGGATCGCAAAAAGGAGAATACAAAGGCTATTTCTTTTTCAGAGATGATTTCATCAAATTGAAAATGTTGAGTTTTATGGTTCATAAGGATGCTGTTAAGGACTTGCTGGAAAAGTTTGACGACCAATAG
- a CDS encoding peptidylprolyl isomerase — MKKVLFFLLSVSLILSACKDRKTMDENIQLKKQIKELKLKLMQYEKLAQNMQFLIEEMEGVKARIVTNYGNIELKLFPQKAPLTCFNFITHAESGYYDGLLFHRVIKGFMIQGGDPNTRGGNVQIYGLGGPLVHIPHEFNDLKHDRGVVSMARPGNLAAGAGTQFFIVQQPAHHLDGQYTVFGKVTSGLDVVDKIADVATGANDLPKTPVKIIKLEVFK, encoded by the coding sequence ATGAAAAAAGTTCTTTTCTTTTTGCTTAGCGTATCGCTCATCCTTTCTGCCTGCAAAGATCGGAAAACGATGGATGAAAATATTCAACTTAAAAAGCAAATAAAGGAATTAAAATTGAAGTTAATGCAGTACGAAAAGCTGGCGCAAAACATGCAGTTTTTAATTGAAGAGATGGAGGGCGTAAAAGCGCGCATTGTTACCAATTACGGCAATATTGAACTGAAGCTGTTTCCGCAAAAGGCGCCCCTTACCTGTTTCAATTTTATTACGCACGCCGAAAGCGGATATTACGATGGCCTGCTTTTTCACCGTGTGATTAAAGGTTTTATGATTCAGGGCGGAGACCCCAACACTCGAGGCGGAAATGTGCAAATCTACGGTCTTGGCGGCCCGCTGGTTCACATTCCGCATGAGTTTAACGATCTTAAACACGACCGGGGCGTTGTTTCCATGGCTCGCCCTGGCAACCTTGCAGCCGGCGCCGGCACACAGTTTTTTATTGTGCAGCAACCGGCCCACCACCTGGATGGACAGTACACGGTTTTCGGTAAAGTAACCAGCGGCCTGGATGTGGTGGACAAAATCGCCGACGTTGCCACCGGAGCAAACGATTTGCCCAAAACGCCTGTGAAAATCATTAAACTTGAGGTGTTTAAATAA
- a CDS encoding DMT family transporter: MKDHLKQKLAPYFVILAASLWGVDGIVLRPYLYRLPVVLVVMIETSMAAILMTPFFIRYFARLRLLNYKEWLSLLAVALFGGAIGTLAITRAIFYVNYVNLSVVVLIQKLQPVFAIGLAALFLKERLSKRFLKWAALALIGAYFMTFGWRLPNFFTGDKTLEAAGFAMLATMSFAASTVFSKRLLRRIDFHFATYLRFLVTALIMVVVGVFTNTYQAIAQITPQQILVFALIIFSTGAPAIFLYYYGLRKIPASIATICELSFPATAILLEYFVRHRLLDTVQWLGTFVLIFAIVRISMRINEWLE; the protein is encoded by the coding sequence ATGAAAGATCATTTAAAACAAAAATTAGCGCCCTATTTTGTCATCCTTGCCGCCAGTTTGTGGGGCGTTGACGGCATTGTGCTACGCCCTTATTTATATCGGCTGCCGGTTGTTCTGGTGGTAATGATTGAAACTTCCATGGCTGCGATTTTAATGACGCCTTTTTTCATTCGTTATTTTGCGCGGCTGCGCTTGTTAAACTATAAAGAGTGGCTGTCCCTGTTGGCCGTTGCGCTTTTTGGCGGGGCGATCGGTACGCTGGCCATTACGCGCGCCATATTTTATGTGAATTATGTTAACCTCTCGGTGGTTGTGCTCATCCAGAAACTACAACCGGTTTTTGCCATAGGGCTGGCGGCGCTTTTTTTAAAAGAGCGTCTTTCTAAAAGATTTTTAAAATGGGCGGCGCTGGCTTTAATCGGCGCCTATTTTATGACCTTCGGCTGGCGGTTGCCCAATTTTTTTACGGGCGACAAAACACTGGAAGCAGCGGGCTTTGCCATGCTGGCCACCATGAGCTTTGCGGCATCGACGGTTTTTAGTAAACGTCTTTTACGACGCATTGATTTTCACTTCGCAACTTATTTACGCTTTCTGGTTACGGCGCTAATCATGGTTGTTGTGGGGGTGTTTACCAATACCTATCAGGCCATTGCGCAAATTACTCCCCAGCAAATTCTGGTTTTTGCGCTCATTATTTTTTCCACGGGAGCGCCGGCCATCTTTCTTTATTACTACGGATTGAGGAAGATTCCCGCTTCTATTGCCACCATTTGCGAGTTGAGTTTTCCGGCCACGGCCATTTTGCTGGAATATTTTGTTCGCCATCGCTTGTTGGATACGGTACAGTGGCTGGGAACTTTTGTATTAATTTTTGCCATTGTGCGTATTTCCATGCGTATTAACGAGTGGCTGGAATGA